The Amycolatopsis umgeniensis DNA segment CCGACGGCAACAGCCTGCTGATCGACCCGACCGCCGAAGACCCGCTGGACCACCTGTTCCTGGTCCTGTCGATCGGGACCTACCGTCCGCTGACCGAAAAGGGCGAGCAGACCATCGAGGTGTGCGGCCTGAACCGCGCGCAACTGGCGCGCGGACGGGAGACGGCGGTCAATCAGGTGGGCGCGCTCGTCACCGGGTGGTGGACCGCACGCGAACTGGGCGACGACGTGAAACGGCGAGCGATGGCCTGGACGCTGCTCGACCAGCCGCACGCCGACGTCCTCCACGCGATGCTCCGGCAGGCGGGGATGCCCGGAGCCCGCGCGGTGTTCCGGGCGGACGACGAGCTCATCGATCTGCTCCGCGCCCCGGAACTCGCCGAGGACCTTCAGCTCTCCGGCGGCGCGGTGTAAGCGGTCAGGGTGGCGTCGGCACGCGTGCGAGCGGTGTCCGCGTCGGTGCCACTGGCGACGTCGGTCTCGTACCAGGCTTCGTTGCTCAGGGTCATGAACCGGACGCCTTCTTCGCTGGTCATCCAGGCCATGGCGGCCTCGGGATCGGCGGCCTCACCGGATTCGAGGTGCAATGCGAGCCCGTTGAGCATCATGTCCCAGCCGATGCCGACAGCACCCGGCCCGAACTGGTTCCAGTGCTCATTGGGGACGGCGGTGTGGTCGAGTTCGAACCGTGTGCGGCCGTCGGCTTCGGCGCTCAGCCGGACCTCGATCCAGCTGACGTCGCCGCCGTACTCCCAGGTCGCGGCGAAGCTCTTCGGCGGATCGCAGCTTTCGACCGTGCCGCCCGCGTTGCCTTCGAGTTGGTATTTGCCGCCCGCGCGCAGATCGCCGCTGACCGGCAGGAACCAGCGCGGGATGCGCTCGGGGTTGGTGCAGGCGTCCCACAGATCGTCGAGATCGGTGTCGTAGACCTGGCTGACGGTGGCCGTCACCGCCTCGCCCGCTTCGACCACGCGCTTGTCCAGCTTGCGCTGGACGGAGTTGATCTGGCTGGTCACGTCGACCATCGGTGCCCTCCTCGGCTCGGTTGCCGCCAAGGTATCAGCGTTGACTTATATAAGCCAGAACAGAAAAGGGGCGCCCGGCAAGGCCCCGGGCGCCCCTTTCCCTGGCGGGATGGTTTATGGAGTGGGGGAACAAGCCGCGCGCCCGATGACCACTTCACCGGTGATGCCGGAGGCGGGCGCGAACTTGATCCGCAGCATGGTCAGGCCGATGCTGCCGTTGCCCGGGAGGTGCTGTTCGTTGAAGATCGCTTCGGCGAGCAGGGTCCCGTCGGATTTGGTGAGCGGCTTGACGTAGCCCACCGGCACCGGCTTCG contains these protein-coding regions:
- a CDS encoding HNH endonuclease; translated protein: MIGIRRIALPGRVVADLEDLTARIPSGDSKEARRLWRVSRAVRRSLRAGLDVMAAGRGYCMYCGDGLGSTVDHFEPIARNPGRAFDWLNHVLACEYCNSHHKRDLFPVDADGNSLLIDPTAEDPLDHLFLVLSIGTYRPLTEKGEQTIEVCGLNRAQLARGRETAVNQVGALVTGWWTARELGDDVKRRAMAWTLLDQPHADVLHAMLRQAGMPGARAVFRADDELIDLLRAPELAEDLQLSGGAV
- a CDS encoding SRPBCC family protein; this translates as MVDVTSQINSVQRKLDKRVVEAGEAVTATVSQVYDTDLDDLWDACTNPERIPRWFLPVSGDLRAGGKYQLEGNAGGTVESCDPPKSFAATWEYGGDVSWIEVRLSAEADGRTRFELDHTAVPNEHWNQFGPGAVGIGWDMMLNGLALHLESGEAADPEAAMAWMTSEEGVRFMTLSNEAWYETDVASGTDADTARTRADATLTAYTAPPES